From the genome of Leptodactylus fuscus isolate aLepFus1 chromosome 1, aLepFus1.hap2, whole genome shotgun sequence, one region includes:
- the LOC142190861 gene encoding oocyte zinc finger protein XlCOF29-like: MERDRNKMAESLLNLTLEIIYQLTGEDYTVVKKTSSGRCQAPVYDGYGGILSPIPGPPPHPLIQEEINGQKILELTNKMLELLTGEVTLLGMLGHYTVTGGSG, encoded by the exons atggaaagagacaggaacaagatggcggaaagtctattaaatctcaccctagagatcatctaccagcttactggagag gattacacagtagtgaagaagacctctagtgggcgctgtcaggctcctgtgtatgatggatatggaggaatcctgagcccaatcccggggcctccacctcaccccctgatacaggaggagatcaatggacagaagatcctagaactcaccaacaagatgctggagctgctgactggagaggtgacactgctgggaatgctgggacattatacagtaactggagggtcggggtga